In Aureibaculum algae, the following are encoded in one genomic region:
- a CDS encoding glucosamine-6-phosphate deaminase codes for MNKIMSDHNQDINVFPNKTATGVAAGKAIETCIVKLQSTQNSVRIIFAAAPSQDSMLAYLTNSNLIDWNKVSAFNMDEYIGLEPDSPALFSSYLNKNLFSKIKVKNKNTINVHNGISKELKRYTDLILEAPIDIVCLGIGENGHIAFNDPPVADFDDSETIKVVQLDHACRVQQVNDGCFDTIQSVPKKAITLTIPTLLTGRYLFCVVNGVNKSNAVKDTLTGPISTSCPASILTTHANCKFYFDKEAYQETLNLQKV; via the coding sequence ATGAATAAGATAATGTCTGACCACAACCAAGATATTAATGTCTTTCCTAATAAAACAGCAACAGGTGTTGCTGCAGGTAAAGCCATAGAAACATGTATTGTAAAATTGCAAAGTACACAAAACAGTGTACGTATAATATTTGCTGCAGCTCCCTCACAAGATTCAATGCTAGCATATTTAACCAATTCAAATTTAATTGATTGGAATAAAGTATCAGCATTTAATATGGATGAGTATATTGGCTTAGAACCTGACTCACCAGCATTATTTTCTTCATATCTCAACAAGAATTTATTTTCAAAAATAAAGGTCAAAAACAAAAACACAATCAATGTTCATAATGGTATTTCTAAAGAGCTAAAGAGATATACAGATTTAATTTTAGAGGCCCCAATAGATATTGTATGTTTAGGAATTGGAGAGAATGGACATATTGCCTTTAATGATCCACCGGTAGCTGATTTTGATGATTCAGAAACAATAAAAGTGGTTCAATTAGACCATGCGTGTCGTGTACAACAGGTAAATGATGGCTGCTTTGATACTATACAAAGTGTGCCTAAAAAAGCAATTACCTTAACAATTCCAACACTTTTAACAGGTAGGTATTTGTTTTGTGTTGTTAATGGTGTAAATAAAAGTAACGCTGTAAAAGATACGTTGACTGGACCAATTTCAACTTCATGTCCTGCCTCTATTCTTACAACACATGCTAATTGTAAATTTTATTTTGATAAAGAAGCGTATCAAGAAACGTTGAACCTTCAAAAAGTCTAG
- a CDS encoding sodium:solute symporter family protein has product MQLLDWLVLSCYFIMLISIGLWAYSRVKSSADFYTAGGKLPWWLSGISHHVSGYSGAVFVAYAGIAYTHGFTLYVWWAFTVSIATLLAAFYIAPKWARLRKYANIQSPTEYLLVRYNVQTQQLIAWVGSIIKVFDTGGKLAAIAVLLNVFSGTSISFGIVLVGIVSLVYITIGGLWADVWNDFAQFIVQLLAGITMFVIILMNLDDGASSIFTMWDKLPEGNADFFNDPYTIAFAFTMLLINFFSYSGGTWNLATRFISSSSATVAKKAGILSAILYLIWPLILLYPMFAAPLFFDNLEDPTLSYGLMALKFLPAGLLGLVLASMFANTLSMTSSDSNTISSVICRDILPKLFPKFRNLSKSRELRLARITTFCFTLITIIVGLNASKFGGVFGLIVTWFAALLGPMSVPMILGLLPMFQKSGSKAAIGSIIGGLAVFALLKVVEQKSLALELGAPILASLLLFIVIGLFNKEAVPQKVKDLHSNLIKGSKNG; this is encoded by the coding sequence ATGCAACTACTAGATTGGTTAGTTTTATCATGTTATTTTATAATGCTTATCTCCATTGGCTTGTGGGCATATTCACGAGTAAAAAGCTCTGCTGACTTTTATACTGCAGGCGGTAAACTACCATGGTGGTTGTCTGGTATTTCTCATCATGTTTCTGGTTATAGTGGAGCCGTTTTTGTTGCCTATGCCGGTATTGCCTATACCCACGGATTCACACTATATGTGTGGTGGGCTTTTACAGTTTCCATTGCGACATTGTTGGCTGCATTTTATATTGCACCAAAATGGGCAAGACTTAGAAAATATGCAAACATCCAATCACCTACCGAATATCTCTTAGTGAGATACAATGTACAAACGCAACAACTTATTGCTTGGGTTGGGTCTATTATAAAAGTTTTTGATACTGGTGGTAAGCTAGCAGCTATAGCCGTATTACTAAATGTATTTAGTGGAACTTCCATTTCTTTCGGAATCGTACTGGTTGGTATAGTTTCACTTGTTTATATTACAATTGGAGGGTTATGGGCAGATGTTTGGAACGATTTCGCCCAATTTATTGTGCAACTTCTGGCCGGAATAACCATGTTCGTAATCATTTTAATGAATTTAGACGATGGTGCTTCTAGTATATTTACCATGTGGGATAAACTGCCTGAAGGAAATGCAGATTTCTTTAATGATCCATACACAATAGCTTTTGCTTTTACCATGTTACTCATTAATTTTTTCAGTTATAGTGGTGGTACATGGAATTTAGCGACCAGATTTATATCTTCATCTTCTGCAACTGTAGCTAAAAAAGCAGGTATTTTATCCGCCATCTTATACCTCATTTGGCCTTTAATTCTTCTGTATCCTATGTTTGCGGCTCCTCTATTTTTTGACAATTTAGAAGACCCTACTTTATCATACGGCCTAATGGCACTGAAATTTTTACCGGCCGGTTTATTAGGTCTTGTCCTTGCTTCAATGTTCGCAAATACACTCTCAATGACGTCGTCAGATTCTAATACTATATCTTCGGTTATTTGTAGAGATATTTTACCTAAATTGTTTCCTAAATTCCGAAACCTTTCTAAAAGTAGGGAGTTAAGATTAGCAAGAATAACTACCTTTTGTTTTACATTAATTACAATTATTGTAGGATTAAATGCAAGTAAATTTGGAGGTGTTTTCGGATTAATAGTTACTTGGTTTGCGGCTTTATTAGGACCAATGTCTGTTCCAATGATTCTTGGGCTTCTACCTATGTTTCAAAAAAGTGGCAGTAAAGCGGCTATCGGTTCCATAATTGGTGGTTTAGCAGTTTTTGCTTTATTAAAAGTTGTCGAACAAAAATCACTTGCTCTTGAGTTGGGTGCCCCTATTTTGGCTTCTTTACTACTTTTTATTGTAATTGGTCTTTTTAATAAAGAAGCTGTGCCGCAAAAAGTAAAGGACTTGCATTCCAACTTAATTAAAGGTTCAAAAAACGGGTAA
- a CDS encoding CBM96 family carbohydrate-binding protein: MKNNKIIGRPYIGVFVIMIVTLFYNCEIQDNFSYDHSNSNAELGITAWEYIQNNDSLNLLEEAITLTNTQSFYESGSDKTFIAPTNEAFTNYLQDNSYLSLSEVPVPILRNALKYHIVNSFVSFDDPDLMERNNPLPYTTENGQIIYLSHNSGFTGIVNEGTSKQWNIITSNLKSTTGVIHVLPSIVYFSALTTGNDDPDPSITMDTIFPIHDTYINGGSQSGRNFGTDALIKVKNVSDNGLYDRKGYLMFDLSELSDEGVIIDFKLELPIKFTHGKEVDFNVYEVQDTLWSEVGLTFDNATFPTEAPIATITTSKLSSFEFDLIDYLKSLTNKGRVSFMLDGELGSNETDEFYSKENTLGFNPPMLIARLSSKTSVLTIETNTGFSVDSGETFAFDNNVLEVIGAAPEDLTFTIEEAPEYGWLVRGASILKTGDTFTQEDIDVMNLIFISNGSGSSDKIVVSAADKVGATIDNFNIDITIQ, translated from the coding sequence ATGAAAAACAATAAAATAATTGGACGGCCTTACATCGGAGTTTTTGTTATAATGATTGTAACTCTTTTTTACAATTGTGAAATACAAGATAACTTTTCATATGATCATTCAAACTCTAATGCTGAATTAGGCATTACAGCATGGGAGTATATACAAAACAATGACTCCTTAAATTTGTTAGAAGAAGCTATTACGCTAACAAATACTCAAAGTTTCTATGAAAGCGGTTCAGATAAGACTTTTATAGCACCAACTAATGAAGCATTTACAAATTATTTGCAAGACAACTCGTACCTAAGTTTATCTGAAGTACCTGTACCTATTTTACGTAATGCTCTTAAATACCATATCGTAAATTCTTTTGTTTCTTTTGATGATCCTGATTTAATGGAGCGAAATAACCCGTTACCATACACTACTGAAAATGGTCAAATAATTTACTTATCACATAATAGTGGTTTTACAGGAATTGTAAATGAAGGAACTAGTAAACAATGGAATATCATAACTTCCAATTTAAAATCAACAACTGGGGTGATACACGTATTACCTTCGATTGTTTATTTTTCTGCTCTTACAACAGGTAACGACGATCCTGACCCATCTATTACTATGGATACCATTTTTCCAATACACGATACGTATATTAATGGTGGTAGCCAATCTGGAAGAAATTTTGGTACCGATGCTCTTATTAAGGTTAAGAATGTTTCAGATAATGGTCTTTACGATAGAAAAGGATATTTAATGTTTGACTTGAGTGAGTTAAGTGATGAAGGTGTTATTATTGACTTTAAGTTAGAGTTACCAATTAAGTTTACCCATGGAAAGGAAGTTGACTTTAATGTTTACGAAGTACAAGATACTTTATGGAGTGAAGTTGGTTTAACCTTTGACAATGCAACTTTTCCTACTGAAGCCCCTATTGCAACTATAACAACTTCAAAATTAAGCTCATTTGAATTTGATCTTATTGATTATTTAAAAAGTTTAACTAATAAAGGTAGAGTTTCATTTATGCTCGACGGTGAACTTGGAAGTAATGAAACAGACGAATTTTATTCTAAGGAAAACACCTTAGGCTTTAATCCTCCAATGCTAATTGCCAGACTTTCATCAAAAACTAGTGTTCTTACTATAGAAACCAATACTGGTTTTTCAGTAGACAGTGGAGAAACTTTTGCTTTTGACAACAACGTTTTAGAGGTAATTGGTGCTGCTCCTGAAGACTTAACCTTTACCATTGAAGAGGCTCCAGAATATGGATGGCTAGTAAGAGGTGCCAGCATATTAAAAACGGGTGACACTTTTACACAAGAAGATATAGATGTGATGAATCTTATTTTTATAAGTAATGGCTCAGGATCTTCAGATAAAATTGTTGTATCAGCTGCGGATAAAGTAGGTGCTACTATAGATAATTTTAATATTGATATAACTATCCAATAG
- a CDS encoding glycoside hydrolase family 16 protein: MKSTLTYLSFLLLFPLFMMNSCSASNGDKDEETPVVTTRIITFSGYEWVVRTTKDDKQGPGPNFFSDSEENVWVDNDGKLHLKVVQRDGIWYCAGITLRQTQGHKKYVFYLSSSVDQLDENVVAGLFTYKNDEEEIDIEFSRWSDTENQNSQFAIQPSYVAGNKTRYDMNLDSNLSTHFFDWQADKIDFGSYEGHTLEPETSAIINTWTYTGEDIPPLNDERLKINLWLFRGNGPTDNKAAEMIIDRVEIL; the protein is encoded by the coding sequence ATGAAATCAACCCTTACTTATCTTAGTTTTTTATTACTATTCCCATTGTTTATGATGAACTCTTGCAGTGCGTCTAATGGTGATAAAGACGAAGAAACACCTGTTGTAACAACGAGAATAATAACATTTTCAGGTTATGAATGGGTAGTAAGAACTACCAAGGATGATAAACAAGGTCCTGGACCTAATTTTTTTTCAGACTCTGAAGAAAATGTATGGGTAGATAATGATGGAAAACTCCATCTCAAAGTTGTACAAAGAGATGGTATATGGTATTGTGCGGGTATAACATTACGTCAAACACAAGGACATAAAAAATATGTTTTCTATCTATCAAGTAGCGTTGATCAATTGGATGAAAATGTTGTTGCTGGATTGTTCACTTATAAGAATGACGAAGAAGAAATTGATATCGAATTTTCTAGATGGTCAGATACTGAGAATCAGAACTCACAATTTGCAATTCAACCGTCTTATGTAGCAGGAAATAAAACACGCTATGATATGAATTTAGACAGTAATTTATCTACACATTTCTTTGATTGGCAAGCTGATAAAATTGACTTTGGTAGTTATGAAGGGCATACGTTAGAACCAGAAACCAGTGCTATTATTAACACATGGACGTATACTGGCGAAGATATACCTCCGCTTAATGACGAGCGTTTAAAAATAAACCTATGGTTGTTTAGAGGTAATGGACCAACGGATAACAAAGCCGCTGAAATGATCATTGACCGTGTTGAAATATTATAA
- a CDS encoding LacI family DNA-binding transcriptional regulator codes for MKNRRITLKDLAKDLNLSASTISRALDNHPAISDATKKKVQRKAEELGFIPNSIASSFRTKKTKSIGIIVPRIDIHFHSLVISGIEDFAYKNGYNVTIFQSKDSLKREKEIAKILQNRMVDGIIICLSIETEKCDHFKKFDKLGVPMVFYDRVPTDFDANKIVINDFESAFTATEHLIKKGCKRIGHIAGSQKTDIFKARLEGFKAALQKYKLPINQDLILYTKHLGYEEGVICAKKYLEFSELPDGVFCANDYTAVSVIQIFRKHGIRIPQDVAIVGFSNYPISKIIEPNLTTINDCAFQMGESSAKLLIRHIEDKDEFINSESITLRTNLIVRESTQLSDA; via the coding sequence ATGAAGAATAGGAGAATTACATTAAAGGACTTAGCTAAAGATTTAAATTTATCTGCATCGACAATTTCAAGAGCATTAGATAACCATCCCGCTATTAGTGATGCTACCAAAAAAAAGGTGCAACGAAAGGCAGAAGAACTGGGTTTTATTCCCAATTCTATAGCTTCAAGTTTTAGAACAAAAAAAACCAAATCTATAGGTATAATAGTACCTAGAATTGATATTCATTTTCATTCATTAGTTATAAGTGGAATTGAAGATTTTGCATATAAAAACGGGTATAACGTTACTATTTTTCAATCAAAAGATTCACTTAAACGGGAAAAGGAAATCGCCAAGATATTACAGAATAGAATGGTAGATGGTATTATTATCTGTTTAAGTATTGAAACTGAAAAGTGTGATCATTTTAAGAAATTTGATAAACTAGGAGTACCTATGGTTTTTTACGATAGAGTACCAACAGATTTTGATGCAAATAAAATAGTAATCAACGATTTCGAATCTGCTTTTACGGCAACAGAACATCTTATTAAAAAAGGCTGTAAAAGAATAGGGCATATTGCTGGAAGTCAAAAAACAGATATATTTAAAGCCCGTTTAGAAGGATTCAAAGCAGCACTTCAAAAATATAAACTACCCATAAACCAAGATTTAATATTGTATACAAAACATTTGGGTTATGAAGAAGGTGTAATTTGTGCTAAAAAGTATTTAGAATTTTCAGAATTACCAGATGGTGTTTTTTGTGCAAACGACTATACTGCGGTTAGCGTTATTCAAATTTTCAGAAAACACGGTATAAGAATTCCTCAAGACGTTGCCATTGTTGGGTTTAGTAACTATCCTATTTCTAAAATTATTGAACCTAATTTAACAACCATTAACGATTGTGCTTTTCAAATGGGAGAGTCTTCTGCAAAATTATTAATTCGTCATATTGAAGATAAGGATGAATTTATAAATTCAGAGTCTATTACTTTAAGAACAAATTTAATTGTTAGGGAATCTACCCAATTGTCAGATGCTTAG
- a CDS encoding RagB/SusD family nutrient uptake outer membrane protein: MKNFKKIITGLIVLLTLSCSDDILDNDPISSFSAQGFYQTSADAQAGVYGIYDALQSTFRTNFSHWGEGRADAVNTNHSGDPLALQQNTLSKAITSARWNNIYETISRANYAIKYIPEVFETESEFSLQLIAQARALRALSYFYAVKIWGDVPLVTEPYESVDQEFFIDKTNKEEILDQVITDLIFASEYCRETFSGDNTRILFTQGAANALLTHVYMWRKDYENAIVSAEKVLDNNLYSLVSMSDWSKIFTSGYSNESIFEIGYDDTQTSGLRTLYAVGSDSDYFPSESFRNSFEDGDQRKNLIYDTSNSDPRKIWKFFGEGFNDESPEPSANNIVLLRLADIILLKAEAHNQLNEVDEALRLLNLIRNRAGVPQLNETEAVNLYGDMAATILHERSIELSFEGHRWFDLVRTGNAINVMNPINGLIDEANFVWPLHEDALNKNPKLEQNQFYN, translated from the coding sequence ATGAAAAATTTTAAGAAAATAATTACAGGATTAATTGTGTTACTTACACTATCTTGTTCAGATGATATTTTAGATAACGACCCCATTAGTAGTTTTTCTGCTCAAGGTTTCTATCAGACATCAGCCGATGCTCAAGCAGGAGTATATGGTATTTACGATGCCCTTCAGTCTACATTTCGTACTAACTTTTCTCATTGGGGAGAAGGAAGAGCTGATGCGGTTAATACAAATCATTCAGGTGACCCATTAGCGTTGCAGCAAAACACTTTGAGCAAAGCAATAACATCGGCCAGATGGAATAATATTTATGAAACCATAAGTCGTGCCAATTATGCTATAAAATACATTCCAGAAGTTTTTGAAACAGAAAGTGAATTTAGCCTTCAATTAATCGCTCAAGCAAGAGCATTAAGAGCGTTGTCTTATTTTTATGCTGTTAAAATTTGGGGAGATGTTCCGTTAGTTACTGAACCTTATGAAAGTGTTGATCAGGAATTTTTTATTGACAAAACAAATAAGGAAGAAATATTAGATCAAGTAATAACCGATTTAATTTTTGCTTCTGAATATTGTAGAGAAACTTTCTCTGGAGACAATACAAGAATTCTATTTACTCAAGGTGCAGCAAACGCATTATTAACACATGTTTATATGTGGAGAAAGGATTATGAAAATGCAATTGTAAGTGCTGAAAAAGTACTAGATAATAACTTATATTCATTAGTTTCAATGAGTGACTGGTCTAAAATTTTTACATCAGGCTATTCTAACGAGAGTATTTTTGAAATCGGTTATGACGATACGCAAACAAGTGGTCTTAGAACACTTTACGCTGTAGGTTCTGATAGTGATTATTTTCCAAGTGAGTCATTTAGAAACTCATTTGAAGATGGTGACCAAAGAAAAAACTTAATCTACGATACATCAAATTCTGACCCTAGAAAAATATGGAAATTTTTTGGCGAAGGATTTAATGATGAAAGTCCTGAACCTTCTGCTAACAACATCGTGTTATTACGATTAGCTGATATCATACTGTTAAAGGCAGAAGCTCATAATCAACTTAATGAAGTAGATGAAGCATTGCGTTTACTAAACCTAATTCGTAATAGAGCTGGTGTACCTCAATTGAATGAAACCGAAGCTGTAAATCTATATGGAGATATGGCGGCTACAATTCTACATGAAAGATCAATTGAATTGTCTTTTGAAGGACATCGTTGGTTTGACTTAGTTAGAACTGGAAACGCAATAAACGTTATGAACCCAATAAATGGGTTAATTGATGAAGCTAATTTTGTATGGCCTCTACATGAAGACGCTTTGAATAAAAATCCTAAACTTGAACAAAATCAATTTTATAATTAA
- a CDS encoding family 20 glycosylhydrolase, which yields MNFKYFYTFLLLICFVALGSSQLLAQKQIQTETENFKVKGFHLDLRIQVMTPKALMEFADELSELGMNTLVLEWEGTYPFEKHATISNKYSYTRAEVKSFISHCENLGIRVIPLQQTLGHVEYILRNPRYSILKEDRKDISQLCPMEISNNKALFTDLFTDLANMHNSDYIHIGGDETYLLGHCEKCKKKVAEEGKSKLFVDHMKMIADIVISLGKKPVMWADIILKYPEAAADLPKETIFVDWNYGWKINHFGDIPNLQKLGFTFWGSPAIRSHPDNWFITDWATHFKNQKEFIPYARKANYEGIIMTSWSTSGVYGFTWDVNYDVVDMVQIRNTYPLSGFNILIQSYTEALESKDAIDPQAFVLKYAKKQFGLKKPDAQKLSEFIFFPKELITNGKPDKSSSIAVMKNDYGKVRDQLILINPKKNKEEFEHYKLMADLRMHYLNFKEVESAYNAVNFVRSQTPELLEALNKILENAKGLDNRFLALNKGFLYDSEIKEQNFLRTQQMHALHDRLAKLK from the coding sequence ATGAATTTTAAATATTTTTACACTTTTTTATTACTGATATGCTTTGTTGCCCTTGGATCTTCTCAGCTACTTGCACAAAAACAAATACAAACAGAAACAGAAAATTTCAAAGTTAAAGGGTTTCATTTAGATTTACGTATACAAGTAATGACTCCTAAGGCTTTAATGGAATTTGCCGATGAGCTTTCTGAGTTAGGTATGAATACATTGGTATTAGAATGGGAAGGTACTTACCCTTTTGAAAAACATGCAACTATCTCAAATAAATACTCATATACGAGAGCTGAAGTAAAAAGTTTTATTTCACATTGTGAAAATTTAGGAATTAGAGTTATTCCATTGCAACAAACTTTGGGCCATGTAGAATATATTTTACGTAATCCGAGATATAGTATTTTAAAGGAAGACCGAAAAGATATTTCTCAGTTATGCCCGATGGAAATTTCTAATAATAAAGCCTTATTTACCGACTTATTTACTGATTTAGCAAACATGCATAATTCAGATTATATACATATTGGTGGTGATGAAACCTATTTATTGGGTCATTGTGAAAAATGTAAAAAGAAAGTTGCAGAAGAAGGTAAATCAAAATTGTTTGTTGATCATATGAAAATGATAGCAGACATTGTGATCTCATTAGGTAAGAAACCGGTGATGTGGGCAGATATTATTTTAAAATATCCTGAAGCGGCTGCAGATTTACCGAAAGAAACTATTTTTGTGGATTGGAATTATGGTTGGAAAATTAATCATTTTGGAGATATTCCGAACCTTCAAAAATTAGGTTTTACCTTTTGGGGATCACCTGCAATACGATCTCATCCAGACAATTGGTTTATTACCGATTGGGCTACCCATTTTAAAAATCAAAAGGAATTTATTCCCTATGCTAGAAAAGCGAACTATGAAGGTATCATTATGACTTCTTGGTCTACATCTGGAGTATACGGTTTTACATGGGATGTCAACTATGACGTTGTTGACATGGTTCAAATTAGAAACACCTATCCCCTCTCTGGATTCAATATTTTAATTCAAAGTTATACCGAAGCACTTGAATCAAAAGATGCTATTGATCCACAAGCCTTTGTTTTAAAATATGCAAAAAAACAGTTTGGTTTAAAAAAACCAGATGCTCAAAAATTATCTGAATTTATATTTTTTCCAAAAGAGTTAATCACAAATGGAAAACCGGATAAAAGTTCAAGTATTGCCGTAATGAAAAATGATTACGGAAAAGTTAGGGACCAATTAATCCTAATAAATCCTAAGAAAAACAAAGAGGAATTTGAACATTATAAATTAATGGCAGATTTAAGAATGCATTACTTAAATTTTAAGGAAGTAGAATCTGCATATAACGCTGTTAATTTCGTCAGATCACAAACCCCCGAACTACTTGAAGCCTTAAATAAAATACTAGAAAATGCAAAAGGGTTAGACAATAGATTTCTTGCTCTGAACAAAGGTTTTCTTTATGATTCAGAAATAAAAGAGCAAAACTTTTTACGAACGCAACAAATGCATGCCTTACATGATCGATTAGCGAAACTAAAATAG